In a genomic window of Calditrichota bacterium:
- a CDS encoding nuclear transport factor 2 family protein yields the protein MAHNDNIQHLFTAIDRMDTPAFLSHLTDDVTFTFGNWPPVKGLGAVEAAVDQFFSSIAGLSHKLGNSIYTASHIVIQGQVTYTRKSGSTLTVPFCNVFGMVGEKIRTYEIFADISALYTE from the coding sequence ATGGCTCATAACGATAATATACAGCACCTCTTCACCGCTATCGACCGGATGGACACACCGGCGTTTCTATCGCACCTGACCGACGACGTCACCTTCACTTTCGGCAACTGGCCGCCGGTGAAAGGGCTGGGTGCAGTCGAAGCCGCCGTCGATCAGTTCTTCAGCTCAATCGCGGGGCTCTCGCATAAACTGGGCAATTCGATCTACACGGCGTCCCATATCGTCATACAAGGGCAGGTTACCTACACCCGCAAGAGTGGTTCGACGCTTACGGTGCCGTTTTGCAACGTCTTCGGTATGGTGGGAGAGAAGATTCGGACCTATGAGATCTTCGCCGATATCAGCGCGCTCTACACCGAAT